ACGCCCATCGTGAAGGGCGCGGACCGCAAGGGCCTCGCCACCATCAGCAACGAGATGAAGGACCTGGCCTCCCGCGCCAAGGGCGGCAAGCTGAAGCCCGAGGAGTTCCAGGGCGGCGGCTTCTCCATCTCGAACATGGGGATGTATGGCGTCAGCCACTTCGCCGCGATCATCAACCCGCCCCAGGCCGGCATCCTGGCCGTGGGTGCGGGCACGCAGCGCGCGGTGGTGAAGAACGGCGCCCTGGCCATCGCCACCGTGATGACCTGCAACCTCAGCGTGGATCACCGCGTGATTGATGGCGCGCTGGCCGCCGAGTTCATGGCGACGCTGAAGGGGCTGATCGAGAACCCGCTCTCGCTGATGCTCTGATGTCGGGCTTCACCCTCCGTGACGCCGTCGAGGCGGACCTGCCGGAGATCAACCGGCTGGTCCGCGCGCTGGCCGAATACGAGAACCTGCTGCATGAGGCGGTGGGCACGGAGGAGGATTTCCGGCGGGCCCTCTTCGGCTCGAACCCGACGGTTTTCTGCATCCTGGCCGAGATCGGGGGCAGGGCGGTCGGCCAGGCGATCTGGTTCCCGATCTTCAGCACCTTCACCGGCCGACATGGCCTTTATGTGGAGGATGTCTTCGTGGAGCCCGTGCATCGCGGCAAGGGCATCGGCGAGGCGCTGTTCCGCCATTGCGCGGGCATCTGCGTGGAGCGCGGCTGGAAGCGGATGGAGTGGCAGGTGCTCGACTGGAACGAGCCCGCCATCCAGTTCTACCGGCGCATCGGCGCCCGCAGCATGGATGAGTGGCGCGTGCAACGTGTGACGGGCGAGGCGCTCACCGCCCTTGCCGCAGGAAAGGGCTGAAGAATGGCCGAGAATTTCGACGTGGTGGTGGTGGGCGGTGGGCCTGGCGGCTATGTCGCCGCGATCCGCGCCTCGCAGCTCAAGATGAAGGTGGCGCTGGTCGAGCGCGAGAACCTGGGTGGCATCTGCCTGAACTGGGGCTGCATCCCGACCAAGGCGCTGCTGCGCGCCTCCGAGATCAACCACCTGCTGCACAGCCTGGATAGCTTCGGCTTCGCGGCGGACAATGTGCGCTTCGACTTCGCCAAGGTGATCAAGCGCTCGCGCGGGGTCGCGGCGCAGCTCTCGGGCGGCGTGAAGCACCTGCTGAAGAAGAACAAGGTCACGGTCTTCGACGGGCATGGCGCGCTGGCCGGCCCCGGCAAGCTCTCCGTCACCAAGGATGGCAAGCCGGTGGCGGAACTCGCCGCCAAGCACATCCTGCTCGCGACCGGCGCCCGCGCCCGCGTGATCCCGGGCATGGAGCCGGACGGCAAGCTCATCTGGTCCTACCGCGAGGCGATGACGCCGACCGCCCTGCCCAAGAAGCTGATCGTGGTCGGCTCCGGCGCCATCGGCAGCGAGTTCGCCAGCTTCTACCTGAACATGGGCGCCGAGGTGACGCTGGTCGAGGTGATGGA
This region of Sediminicoccus rosea genomic DNA includes:
- a CDS encoding GNAT family N-acetyltransferase translates to MSGFTLRDAVEADLPEINRLVRALAEYENLLHEAVGTEEDFRRALFGSNPTVFCILAEIGGRAVGQAIWFPIFSTFTGRHGLYVEDVFVEPVHRGKGIGEALFRHCAGICVERGWKRMEWQVLDWNEPAIQFYRRIGARSMDEWRVQRVTGEALTALAAGKG